Proteins encoded together in one Ipomoea triloba cultivar NCNSP0323 chromosome 4, ASM357664v1 window:
- the LOC116015932 gene encoding ATP-dependent DNA helicase PIF1-like, translating into MNFALWELSKLLLVYNKTLRDFPNMLVINEASHVHAENRLLWEELAYDRAREYEESQRLKERLTKEQKAIYDAVINDIDSNNGGLFFVYGYGGTGKTFLWRVLSSSIRAKDEIVTNVASSGIASLLLPGGRTAHSSFSIPTYVNEDSTCNINQCIQLAELIVHAKLIIWNEAPMMHKHCFEALDKTMRDLLRFVNNESQNMTFGWKTVVLGGDFRQILPVVPKGSRQDIVSATINSSYLWRHCRVMRLTKNLRLTTMEPRLNQDKVEEFANWLISIGDGNIGVDIDGYADFDIPTQLLLKSNGDPISSIVKSTFPNFTGASSDGSCFKNSAILAPTLEVVNEVNQYMSNLTEGEGKTYFSSDTTCKGDGSSSVIADVHTPEFLNTIRASGLPNHSLTLKVGSPVMLMRNIDHSLGLCNGTRLVVTRLGNHVVEGSILAGPNAGTKVLIARMTITPSDPRLPFKFNRRQFPLMLSYAMTINKSQGQTLSNVGLILKKPVFVHGQLYVAASRVSQPDGLKILVCDESK; encoded by the coding sequence ATGAATTTTGCGCTATGGGAACTGTCAAAGCTTTTATTAGTCTATAACAAGACTTTGAGAGATTTTCCAAACATGCTGGTAATTAATGAAGCAAGCCATGTTCATGCGGAAAACCGGTTGTTGTGGGAAGAGTTAGCATATGACCGTGCTAGGGAATATGAGGAGAGTCAACGGCTTAAGGAGAGACTAACAAAAGAACAAAAAGCAATATATGATGCCGTTATCAACGatattgattccaacaatggtGGACTGTTTTTTGTTTATGGGTATGGTGGTACAGGAAAGACATTTCTGTGGCGTGTGCTCTCTTCTTCTATTAGAGCAAAAGACGAAATTGTTACCAATGTGGCATCGAGTGGGATAGCATCTTTACTTCTTCCGGGTGGCAGGACTGCACATTCAAGCTTTTCAATACCAACCTATGTCAATGAAGATTCTACGTGCAATATAAATCAATGCATTCAATTAGCTGAACTCATCGTTCATGCAAAACTAATAATTTGGAATGAAGCACcgatgatgcacaaacattgttttgaggCATTGGATAAAACAATGAGAGATTTGTTAAGATTTGTTAACAATGAAAGTCAAAACATGACTTTTGGCTGGAAGACAGTGGTTTTAGGTGGGGACTTTAGGCAAATATTACCAGTGGTGCCAAAGGGTTCAAGACAGGACATTGTTTCTGCAACAATTAATTCTTCATATCTTTGGAGACATTGTAGAGTTATGCGCCTAACAAAAAATTTGAGATTAACTACAATGGAACCTCGATTGAATCAAGACAAAGTTGAAGAATTTGCGAATTGGCTAATTTCAATAGGTGATGGTAATATTGGGGTAGATATTGATGGTTACGCTGATTTTGATATCCCCACTCAATTGTTATTAAAGTCAAATGGTGATCCTATTTCCTCTATTGTGAAAAGTACCTTCCCCAACTTTACTGGTGCAAGCAGTGATGGAAGTTGTTTTAAGAACAGTGCAATACTAGCACCAACGTTAGAGGTGGTCAATGAGGTCAACCAGTATATGTCTAACTTAACTGAGGGGGAAGGAAAGACATATTTTAGTTCCGACACAACGTGTAAAGGCGATGGTTCCAGTTCAGTTATTGCCGATGTGCATACACCAGAATTCCTAAATACCATAAGAGCGTCTGGCCTTCCAAATCATTCTCTGACTTTGAAAGTGGGGTCTCCTGTAATGTTAATGAGGAACATTGATCATAGTCTTGGTTTATGCAATGGAACTAGGTTGGTGGTAACAAGATTAGGTAATCATGTTGTTGAAGGAAGCATATTAGCAGGTCCTAATGCTGGGACTAAGGTATTAATTGCTAGAATGACTATCACCCCATCGGACCCGAGATTACCTTTCAAGTTCAACAGAAGACAATTTCCACttatgttgtcatatgcaatgactattAACAAGAGTCAAGGGCAGACGCTTTCCAATGTTGGCTTGATACTCAAGAAACCAGTTTTTGTGCATGGCCAATTATATGTTGCCGCATCAAGAGTTAGTCAACCAGACGGACTGAAGATTTTAGTATGTGATGAATCAAAATAG